One part of the Mesorhizobium sp. M4B.F.Ca.ET.058.02.1.1 genome encodes these proteins:
- a CDS encoding NAD-dependent succinate-semialdehyde dehydrogenase: MIRHLKSPDLFGVIDRPPAFGTQVSERTFEVLNPSSGEVLAELPDMGVEETRAAIDKAYVAQPRWAALTARERSDVLWRWHQLVVDHAGDLAAILTAEMGKPFTEAKSEVSHAAAYLQWYAEEANRIYGETIPAPSTDRRMMVIKQPIGVVGTITPWNFPASMVARKISPALAAGCTIVLKPAEQTPLVAGAMFALAHQAGFPDGVVNLIYASEGDAIRRELCSNPKVRKVSFTGSTEVGRLLMRQCSDQVKKVSLEFGGNAPFIVFEDADIDAAVDGAIQAKFRNAGQTCVSANRLYVQSSVHDEFVQKFVEKVRHLSVGDGFAPGVDVGPLIDTHALAKIESHIADALAKGGTIRCGAERIGKDGTFFDPTVLTEISSIMAVAQEETFGPLAPIIRFHDADQVVREANDTIYGLAAYFRASNLRRVWRVAEALEYGMIGINTGRMSSEAAPFGGMKQSGIGREGSRHGLEDYLEMKYLCMGGI; encoded by the coding sequence ATGATCCGCCACCTGAAATCCCCGGACCTGTTTGGCGTCATCGATCGCCCGCCGGCATTCGGCACGCAGGTTAGCGAGCGGACATTCGAGGTCCTCAACCCGTCGAGCGGCGAAGTGCTGGCAGAACTTCCCGACATGGGCGTGGAGGAGACACGCGCTGCGATCGACAAGGCATATGTAGCGCAGCCTCGATGGGCGGCGCTGACCGCCCGAGAACGCAGCGACGTTCTGTGGCGATGGCATCAGCTGGTTGTTGACCATGCCGGTGATCTTGCCGCCATACTCACTGCAGAGATGGGCAAGCCGTTTACCGAAGCCAAGTCGGAGGTTTCGCATGCGGCCGCGTATCTGCAATGGTACGCCGAAGAAGCCAATCGAATTTATGGGGAGACGATCCCCGCACCGTCGACGGACCGTCGCATGATGGTGATCAAGCAGCCAATCGGTGTCGTCGGGACAATTACGCCATGGAATTTCCCGGCGTCGATGGTGGCGCGCAAGATCTCGCCGGCCCTGGCGGCGGGCTGCACAATCGTGCTCAAGCCTGCTGAACAGACGCCGCTCGTGGCAGGCGCAATGTTCGCCCTCGCCCACCAAGCCGGCTTTCCCGACGGCGTCGTCAATTTGATCTATGCGTCCGAAGGTGACGCCATTAGACGCGAACTCTGCTCTAATCCTAAGGTCCGAAAGGTCAGCTTTACAGGTTCGACCGAAGTCGGCCGGCTGCTCATGCGCCAGTGCTCGGACCAGGTCAAGAAGGTCAGCCTCGAGTTCGGCGGCAATGCGCCTTTCATCGTTTTCGAGGACGCCGATATCGACGCTGCGGTTGACGGCGCGATCCAGGCGAAGTTCCGCAACGCCGGCCAGACTTGCGTTTCAGCGAACCGTCTTTACGTCCAATCGAGCGTTCACGATGAGTTCGTCCAGAAATTCGTGGAGAAAGTGCGGCACTTATCGGTTGGCGACGGCTTCGCTCCGGGAGTGGACGTCGGACCACTCATCGACACGCATGCTCTGGCCAAGATCGAGTCGCACATCGCAGATGCCCTTGCCAAAGGTGGGACAATTCGATGCGGCGCGGAACGTATCGGCAAGGACGGCACCTTCTTCGATCCGACAGTCCTCACAGAAATCTCCAGCATCATGGCGGTTGCGCAAGAGGAGACTTTCGGGCCGCTGGCGCCGATCATCCGCTTCCACGATGCGGATCAGGTTGTGCGTGAGGCAAACGACACGATCTACGGGCTCGCCGCCTATTTCCGTGCCTCGAACCTGAGGCGTGTCTGGCGCGTGGCCGAGGCATTGGAATATGGCATGATTGGCATCAACACGGGGCGTATGTCTTCGGAAGCGGCGCCCTTTGGCGGCATGAAGCAGTCCGGCATCGGGCGAGAGGGTTCCCGCCATGGGCTCGAAGACTACCTCGAAATGAAATATCTCTGCATGGGCGGCATCTGA
- a CDS encoding AbiEi antitoxin N-terminal domain-containing protein, whose amino-acid sequence MLQNLVPEGLPVTKRWLSEQNPDFDRHALDNLVKSRQLTPLAFGVYIRPGTHLTWQGVVAALQTIFRTDLKRVNRSHAHRPI is encoded by the coding sequence TTGCTGCAAAACCTGGTGCCTGAGGGGCTACCGGTGACGAAGCGTTGGCTGTCCGAGCAGAATCCGGACTTCGATCGCCACGCGCTCGATAATCTAGTCAAAAGCAGGCAGCTCACGCCGCTCGCATTCGGTGTCTATATACGCCCCGGTACACATCTTACCTGGCAAGGCGTCGTCGCCGCTCTGCAGACCATATTCCGCACCGACCTAAAACGGGTTAACCGCTCACACGCCCACCGGCCGATCTGA